One genomic window of Legionella jordanis includes the following:
- the pdxH gene encoding pyridoxamine 5'-phosphate oxidase, with protein MTHWQTLADIRREYGDLSLSEDRISPSPFTQFKQWFEEVVPLEKSDPTAMVLSTVDERGLPDSRVVLLKGMEQESFIFYTNYESSKALQLAKTPYAALNFYWPQLARQVRIRGRVKRTSSKQSDSYFSSRPITSQLSSIASAQSRLIASREVLEKAINELIEQYGQKPIVRPKNWGGYVVIPDEFEFWQGRDNRLHDRICYIREKGEWSHCRLAP; from the coding sequence ATGACTCATTGGCAGACTTTGGCAGATATTCGTCGGGAATATGGGGATTTATCTTTATCAGAAGATCGCATTTCTCCATCACCATTTACTCAGTTTAAACAGTGGTTTGAAGAAGTTGTACCCTTAGAAAAAAGTGATCCAACGGCTATGGTTCTTTCAACCGTGGATGAACGAGGATTGCCTGATTCAAGAGTGGTCTTACTGAAAGGCATGGAGCAAGAGTCGTTTATTTTCTATACAAATTATGAAAGCAGTAAAGCATTGCAACTGGCCAAAACCCCTTATGCAGCTTTAAATTTTTATTGGCCACAGCTTGCTCGTCAGGTCCGCATCCGCGGACGCGTAAAACGGACTAGTTCTAAACAGTCAGATTCTTATTTTTCTTCCAGGCCGATAACAAGCCAATTGAGTAGCATTGCTTCCGCCCAAAGCCGTCTTATTGCCAGTCGCGAAGTTTTGGAGAAGGCCATTAATGAACTCATTGAACAATATGGGCAAAAGCCAATTGTTCGCCCCAAAAACTGGGGAGGATATGTGGTTATTCCTGATGAATTTGAATTTTGGCAAGGACGAGATAACCGCTTGCACGACAGAATTTGCTACATCAGAGAAAAGGGTGAGTGGAGCCATTGTCGCTTGGCACCATAA
- a CDS encoding peptide deformylase: protein MSSTQALDIVTLEKSTHAGILKRKAQEIHFPLTHEDSCLIAGMKEKLFQLGGVGLAAPQVNQDKQIVAIYIPEEAALLRDHVKEYPMHILINPSYQALNPEEQVEDFEACYSVSSKAGKVPRFKQIQLRFYDEQGKFHESIEEGFYARVLQHEIDHLQGILIVDRLTADCIQGTIEEMMAMRRKELTTQQKALFDELMKKKFKQ, encoded by the coding sequence ATGTCGTCTACTCAGGCCCTAGATATTGTAACTCTGGAAAAAAGTACACACGCTGGCATCTTGAAAAGAAAAGCTCAGGAGATCCATTTTCCTTTAACCCACGAAGACAGCTGTTTGATTGCTGGCATGAAGGAAAAGCTGTTTCAATTGGGAGGAGTGGGTCTTGCGGCTCCTCAAGTCAACCAAGATAAGCAAATCGTCGCCATCTATATTCCTGAAGAAGCCGCTTTGTTGAGAGACCATGTTAAAGAATACCCAATGCATATTCTTATTAATCCCTCATACCAAGCCCTTAACCCTGAAGAACAGGTTGAGGATTTTGAAGCTTGCTATTCGGTCAGCAGCAAAGCCGGGAAAGTACCTAGGTTTAAACAAATTCAGCTTCGTTTTTATGATGAACAAGGAAAATTTCATGAGTCGATTGAAGAGGGTTTTTACGCCCGCGTCTTACAGCATGAAATCGACCATCTACAAGGCATTTTAATTGTTGATCGCTTAACTGCGGATTGTATCCAAGGTACGATTGAAGAAATGATGGCCATGCGGCGAAAGGAACTTACCACCCAGCAAAAGGCCCTTTTCGATGAGCTTATGAAGAAAAAATTTAAACAATAA